From the genome of Corallococcus macrosporus DSM 14697:
CTTCGCCGGAGGCGCCTTGGGGGCCTTCGCGGCGGGGGCGGCCTTGGCGGCCGAGGCCGTCTTCCCAGCGGGGGCGGCCTTCTTCGCGGTGGCCTTCTCCTGCGCGGCCTTCTTCACCGCGCCCTTGGCCCCCTTCGTGACGTCCGATGCCGCCTTCGCCAATTTCGTCGCCGCCTTCGCCACCCGTTTGGAGGCGTTCTTGATCAGGTCCAGCCGGGCAGCGGAGTCCTTCTTCGCAGCGGGCTTTGCGCCAGCCTTGCCAGCGGGAGTCGTCTTCTTGGCCCCGGACTTGGGCTTGGCCATCGACGCAGTCTCCTTGAGAGTTCCCGTGTCCTTTCAACGGGTTGGCGACCCACCCAGAGGGCAGGCAAGCCTCGCGATCACCGTTGCTTGTAACGGTGATCAGGTAGGCTGTCAAACTAACACTTGATTATCCCACGGACTTTGTTCGCGAACAGGAGCCGAGCCACAGGGCCATGGCATGGCTATAAGCCGAGCATGAACGACTCCGCCACATTGCGACCGGAGGAAGATGCCCGGTCGCAGATCCTGGCCCTGTGCGCGCCCCTCCCCTCCGAGTGGCTCCCCCTGGATGACGCCCTGGGGCGGGTGCTCGCCGAGGACGTGACGGCGCAGCGCACGCTCCCCCCCTGGGACAACTCGGCCATGGACGGCTACGCGGTGCGCAGCGCCGACCTGGGCGGCCCCCTGCCCGTCCGGCTCGACGTCGGGGAGACCCTCTACGCCGGCGGGACGCCGCAGCGCCCCCTGGTGGCCGGCGTGTGCGCCCGCATCATGACGGGCGCCCCGCTCCCGGAGGGCGCGGACGCGGTGGTGATGCGCGAGCGCACCCGGCCGGCCGTACGGGGCGGCGCGGATCAGGTCGACGTGCTGGAGGCGGCAAGGCCGGGCCAGTTCGTCCGGCCCCGGGGCGAGGATGCCCGGGAAGGGCAGTTGCTGCTGGCGCGCGGCACCCCGCTGGGCATCCCCGAGCTGGGCCTGCTCTGGGCCCAGGGCCGGCAGGCCGTGCCCGTGGCTCGCGCGCCGAGGGTGGCCATCCTCTCCACCGGCGATGAGCTGTGCCACGCGGACGAGCCTCCCAACGGCCGCATCGTGGACACCAACGCCCCGTCACTGGCGCTGGCCGTCCGCCGCGCGGGCGGCGTCCCCACGTTGCTGGGCATCGCCCGGGATACGCGGGACGCGGTGGCGGCCGCGCTGTCCGGGCTGGAGGGGTTCGACGTGGTCCTCACCAGCGCTGGCGTGTCCGTGGGTGAGCGCGACTACGTGAAGGAGGTCCTGGCCGCGCTGGGCGTGGAGCAGCACTTCTGGCGCGTCGCCATCAAGCCGGGAAAGCCGCTGCTCGTGGGCCGGCGCGGGGCCACGCTGTTCTTCGGACTTCCGGGCAATCCCACGTCATCCCTGGTGACCTTCGAGCTCTTCGTGCGCCCTGCCCTTCGCCGGCTGCTCGGGCACTCGCAGGTGGCGCCCGGACGCGTGCCCGGTCGCCTGGAGGGCCGGCTCACCAAGCCCGCGGGGCTGGCCCACTTCGTCCGCGTCACGGCCGCCTGGCGAGAAGGCAACCTGTGGGCCCGTCCGCTGGCGACACAAACGTCCGGTGTCCTGCGTTCAGCCACGGCGGCCACCCACCTGCTGCACTTCCCCCGCGAAGCCAGCAGCTTGTCGGAGGGGGACACGGTAGAACTGCTCCCGCTCTCATGGGTGGCCTGAGGAACAAAGGACGCCGCGAAGCATCCTCGTGGTGGGCTCGTGTTCAAAAGTTCGAGCCCGCCTTGACTTGCGAACCTGAGGACTCCAAACAGGGGCCCGCATCTGGAGAGATTCAACATGTCGGATATTCGGTCACCTCAGGTCCTTCCGACCCGAAAGCCCACGCAGCATCTGGAGCGCTTCTCCGAAGCGGACATTCCGACGGAGCGCGGCACGCTGCGGACCATCGTCTTCCGGGACAAGCGCAACGGCCGCGAGCACGTGGCGCTCGTGGTGGGACAGGTGTCCGGCGATGAGGGCGTGCCGGTCCGCATCCACTCCGAGTGCCTCACCAGCGAGGTCTTCGGCAGCCTGAAGTGCGACTGCCGTGAGCAGTTGGACCGCTCACTGGACTTCATCGCCCAGGCGGGTCAGGGCGTCGTCCTCTACCTGCGGCAGGAGG
Proteins encoded in this window:
- the glp gene encoding gephyrin-like molybdotransferase Glp; the protein is MNDSATLRPEEDARSQILALCAPLPSEWLPLDDALGRVLAEDVTAQRTLPPWDNSAMDGYAVRSADLGGPLPVRLDVGETLYAGGTPQRPLVAGVCARIMTGAPLPEGADAVVMRERTRPAVRGGADQVDVLEAARPGQFVRPRGEDAREGQLLLARGTPLGIPELGLLWAQGRQAVPVARAPRVAILSTGDELCHADEPPNGRIVDTNAPSLALAVRRAGGVPTLLGIARDTRDAVAAALSGLEGFDVVLTSAGVSVGERDYVKEVLAALGVEQHFWRVAIKPGKPLLVGRRGATLFFGLPGNPTSSLVTFELFVRPALRRLLGHSQVAPGRVPGRLEGRLTKPAGLAHFVRVTAAWREGNLWARPLATQTSGVLRSATAATHLLHFPREASSLSEGDTVELLPLSWVA